A window of Lentibacillus sp. Marseille-P4043 contains these coding sequences:
- a CDS encoding ATP-grasp fold amidoligase family protein: MHNNDELEQYKKTIKDKILNLIGEGNIKAANELIFEYEKIIQNDIEMHHIKSMALIHEGKYRLAEMALKDAIQLDNYNADTYYNLGYLFQLKNKLDESYKYYQLAKKFSRDSNLQDEIDNILNSIDYNKANDDNLHVIDNGNLKKVLVVAYIFPPLGGSGVQRTLKFVKYLRRFGWDPVVLTVDSLDSQSVFSDNSIEKELPSDISVIRAQVPSTITNDYMNKIIKLYQGIISNNKIIEQYVSHLNKTQKLTLIPDNQIIFAYEVITNISKLVDMNEIDLVYTTSGPYSDHIVGYYLKSQFMKPWVADFRDEWSNNPYLKFDEKNIYHKLSFLLENEIVHFADKVINVNPLSTMNCKRIFSVDNVKLETITNGYDEIDFSSLNNVSEKRNDYFSIFHNGLFYSIRTPKTIIQAVGNLINKGQIDQGKIKLDLGWIDNKHEWDKYIDDRNLKDIVFFGGYLEHQNSLEKAQRMDALLLVVGPGEKNKAMYPGKLFEYLRLNKPILSLSPEESVVDKLLYKLDAGINVDFNNIDSIEKALLLMYRDWENGNKKAEKLNKDIKNFERGNLTKKLANVFNEISDKYESISLSKPSLIDQKIVEKEYKQRFGKEIDLQNPKTFNEKIQWLKLNYRDPLMVRCADKFDVREYLKEKSLDFILNEVYGIYSSVDEIDIAKLPNKFALKATHGSGWNIICNNKELLDWNAEFEKINNWLNTNYYNLGREWVYKNINPRIICEKFLVDEDGTPAKDYKIFCFNGEPKLIQVDLDRFQVHKQNIYDINWNKMPFEYNYSMSTVNLKKPKNLALMIEIAKILSQDFPFVRVDLYNLNGRIYFGELTFYPHNGKGLFKPNDYDLEIGSFLDLTNLKE, translated from the coding sequence ATGCATAACAATGATGAACTCGAACAATATAAAAAAACTATAAAAGATAAAATATTAAATTTAATTGGTGAAGGCAATATAAAAGCAGCAAATGAACTAATATTTGAGTATGAAAAAATAATACAAAATGATATAGAGATGCATCATATTAAATCTATGGCTCTTATACATGAAGGAAAGTACCGATTGGCTGAAATGGCTTTAAAAGATGCTATTCAGCTAGATAATTATAATGCGGACACTTATTACAATTTAGGTTACCTATTTCAGCTTAAAAATAAATTAGATGAATCATATAAATACTACCAACTTGCTAAAAAATTCAGTAGAGATTCTAATTTGCAAGATGAAATAGATAATATATTAAATAGTATAGATTATAATAAAGCAAATGACGATAATTTGCATGTAATAGATAATGGAAATTTAAAAAAAGTATTAGTGGTTGCATATATTTTTCCACCATTAGGAGGATCTGGTGTGCAGCGTACACTAAAATTCGTGAAATATTTGCGTCGCTTTGGTTGGGATCCAGTTGTTCTAACTGTAGATTCTTTAGATTCCCAGAGTGTGTTTAGCGATAATTCTATAGAAAAGGAATTACCAAGTGATATAAGTGTTATTAGAGCTCAGGTTCCTAGTACAATAACAAATGATTATATGAATAAGATTATTAAACTTTATCAAGGAATTATATCAAATAATAAAATAATTGAACAATATGTTTCACATTTAAATAAAACACAAAAATTGACTCTTATTCCGGATAATCAAATTATATTCGCCTATGAAGTGATTACGAATATATCTAAACTAGTGGATATGAATGAAATCGACTTAGTCTATACTACATCTGGTCCATATTCAGATCATATCGTCGGTTATTATCTTAAAAGCCAGTTTATGAAACCTTGGGTTGCTGATTTTCGGGATGAATGGTCGAACAATCCATATTTAAAATTTGATGAAAAAAATATTTATCATAAATTAAGTTTTCTTTTGGAAAATGAAATTGTTCATTTTGCGGATAAGGTTATAAATGTAAACCCGTTATCTACAATGAATTGTAAAAGAATTTTTAGTGTTGATAATGTAAAACTAGAAACGATAACAAATGGCTATGATGAAATAGATTTTTCAAGCCTTAATAATGTTAGTGAAAAACGAAATGATTATTTTTCAATATTCCATAACGGTTTGTTTTATTCAATTAGAACTCCTAAGACTATTATACAAGCTGTTGGTAATTTAATTAATAAAGGGCAAATTGATCAAGGAAAAATAAAATTAGACCTCGGTTGGATTGATAATAAACATGAGTGGGACAAGTATATAGATGATCGAAACTTAAAAGATATAGTGTTTTTTGGAGGGTATTTAGAACATCAGAACAGTTTAGAAAAAGCTCAAAGGATGGATGCCTTACTTTTAGTTGTTGGACCGGGAGAAAAGAATAAAGCAATGTATCCAGGTAAGCTTTTTGAATATCTTAGGTTAAATAAGCCAATTTTATCTTTATCACCAGAGGAAAGTGTAGTTGATAAATTATTGTATAAATTAGATGCAGGTATAAATGTTGATTTTAATAACATAGACTCAATAGAAAAGGCTTTATTATTAATGTATCGTGATTGGGAGAATGGAAATAAAAAGGCCGAAAAGTTAAATAAAGATATTAAAAACTTTGAAAGAGGTAATCTCACTAAGAAATTAGCTAATGTATTTAATGAAATTTCCGATAAATATGAATCCATCTCTCTTAGTAAGCCAAGCTTAATTGATCAAAAAATAGTAGAAAAAGAATATAAGCAACGATTTGGTAAAGAAATAGATCTACAAAATCCAAAAACTTTTAATGAAAAAATTCAGTGGTTGAAATTAAATTATAGAGATCCTCTTATGGTAAGATGTGCAGACAAATTTGATGTAAGAGAGTATTTAAAAGAAAAGAGTCTAGATTTTATATTAAATGAGGTATATGGTATTTACAGTAGTGTGGATGAAATAGATATAGCAAAACTACCTAATAAATTTGCTTTAAAAGCAACACATGGTAGTGGGTGGAATATAATTTGTAATAATAAAGAGTTATTAGATTGGAATGCTGAATTTGAAAAAATCAATAATTGGTTAAACACTAATTACTACAATTTAGGTAGAGAATGGGTTTACAAAAATATTAACCCAAGGATTATATGTGAGAAATTTTTAGTTGACGAGGATGGAACTCCAGCAAAAGACTACAAAATATTTTGCTTTAATGGTGAACCCAAACTAATTCAAGTAGACTTAGACCGTTTTCAAGTTCATAAACAAAATATATATGATATTAATTGGAATAAGATGCCGTTTGAGTATAACTATTCAATGTCTACAGTTAATTTAAAAAAGCCAAAGAATCTCGCATTAATGATTGAAATAGCAAAAATATTATCTCAGGATTTCCCATTTGTCAGAGTAGATTTATATAATTTAAATGGAAGGATATACTTTGGTGAACTAACGTTTTATCCCCATAATGGTAAAGGTTTGTTTAAGCCAAATGATTATGATTTAGAGATTGGCTCATTCTTGGATTTGACTAATTTAAAAGAATGA
- a CDS encoding flagellin N-terminal helical domain-containing protein: MRINHNISALNTYNKMQKNSKAITGSMQKLSSGQRINQAADDAAGLSISEKMRAQIRGLEQAEQNIQNGISLLQTAEGGLGEIVSPNLQRLRELAVQASNDTLTTEDKQTIQKEIEQIKQGINDIANDTEFNEIKPLIPGRPEEMNGSSSGKKAKVDIVFLVDYSGSMGNANNSSTQLGAVSDGISDFVTELDNNSMDAQVGIVNITTTRDPLYKPLSDNPETIKQNMKRLGSTLVNSGTKPYQYMEEATPTGEIGEKLGYRSDSKKVFVLFTDVGNENGTGTENTAKEALEGSNISYGFDDDDIQSYVFGFSSTMNGSYDETDKTAYDDIVNYTGGKLYTTGISNSDQIKDKLKNDLVTDIHSNIGNSDNEFDETKTIKL, encoded by the coding sequence ATGCGAATCAATCACAACATTTCGGCGCTAAATACATATAACAAAATGCAAAAAAATAGTAAAGCTATCACAGGTTCAATGCAAAAGCTTTCCTCTGGTCAAAGAATAAATCAAGCCGCTGATGATGCTGCTGGCCTGAGTATATCCGAGAAAATGCGGGCCCAGATTCGTGGACTGGAACAAGCAGAGCAAAATATTCAGAATGGGATATCATTACTTCAGACAGCGGAAGGCGGACTTGGGGAAATTGTCAGCCCTAACTTACAACGGTTAAGGGAATTAGCTGTACAGGCTTCAAACGACACGTTAACGACCGAGGATAAACAGACGATTCAAAAGGAAATAGAGCAAATAAAACAGGGGATTAATGATATCGCCAACGATACAGAATTTAATGAGATTAAACCGTTAATTCCGGGGAGACCTGAGGAAATGAATGGTTCTTCTTCTGGAAAAAAGGCAAAAGTTGATATTGTGTTTCTAGTAGATTACTCAGGGAGTATGGGAAATGCAAACAACTCTTCAACACAACTTGGAGCAGTATCGGATGGGATCTCAGATTTTGTAACCGAATTAGATAATAATTCAATGGATGCACAAGTAGGAATTGTGAATATTACAACTACTAGAGATCCTTTATACAAACCATTATCTGATAATCCCGAGACAATAAAGCAAAACATGAAAAGACTTGGCTCTACACTGGTAAATAGCGGGACAAAACCATATCAATACATGGAAGAAGCTACTCCAACAGGGGAAATTGGGGAAAAACTAGGTTATAGGTCAGATTCAAAAAAAGTTTTTGTGCTTTTTACTGACGTTGGTAATGAAAATGGAACTGGGACAGAAAACACGGCGAAAGAAGCCTTGGAGGGAAGCAATATATCATACGGCTTTGATGATGATGATATTCAATCGTACGTGTTTGGTTTTAGTAGTACTATGAATGGTTCATATGATGAAACTGACAAAACTGCATATGATGACATAGTGAACTATACAGGTGGAAAATTGTATACAACTGGCATCTCTAATTCTGATCAAATTAAAGATAAATTAAAAAATGACCTGGTCACAGATATTCATAGTAATATCGGTAATTCAGATAATGAATTTGACGAGACAAAAACAATTAAGTTATAA
- a CDS encoding flagellin translates to MDTAIQKATSERSRFGAYQNALEHINNNVSNYKMNLTAAESQLRDLDMAKEITKLANKQVLLQSSQAMLSQANQIPQSLLQFLK, encoded by the coding sequence ATTGATACTGCTATTCAAAAAGCAACATCAGAGCGCAGTAGATTTGGCGCTTATCAAAATGCCTTAGAACATATTAACAATAATGTATCAAATTATAAAATGAACCTCACAGCTGCAGAATCACAATTAAGGGATCTCGACATGGCTAAAGAAATAACAAAGTTAGCTAACAAGCAAGTGTTATTGCAGTCATCACAAGCAATGCTTTCACAAGCTAATCAAATTCCTCAGTCGCTATTACAGTTTTTGAAATAA
- a CDS encoding TcaA NTF2-like domain-containing protein, producing MKTKNYNPFLYKDITEQINKLDEPIQLLIAGVFSSGKSTFLNTFIGEELLSSSMRAETAIITKLTYGEEKELVAHFKDGRTSKLSIMWLSSLTTDREGGGTALKPYINMIEIRLPIDLLKYVHLVDSPGIDANNEHNGISENYFDHVDAAFWLFFFESAGKVVESEYIQKLKERHIPVYGIINHVDGLMDVVDDEEAEQMRDSIQEIFQQVQARSKNVLEDEIIGITASNALEAKLNNNQEDLEMSNWGAIENLLEQIKADASIKYKKQYFHLMKLLQSIHFHMAEHEEKLVTDDFSRFINDFCIHDSDAFYSGHQKIDADIQEMEAFLYRWKELGDRSITSLTNLEDLQSELGMFQSLSPGLSPEYLAYFPEMEHLIGKLIKQIKDWESKVQSYNARKDTAKEEWQALKKEWDTVAKRKVIGIRRLKKFKEKDEHYRKLAMQVHNKYENIKKQKFNLSAQIQSFEERFHDYVDRLTAVYLETYDKLKREMSDFLAAYQADYKLLTKDSVEAIYRFMEDLYALHSIVLPAFSHDDPDLVSTVEYQNAYMEYDKIASSSWNNRFTDENKQDFLLFYQTITSEDHPSWTEGEFGYPEINDQLLLNSLVYKLREESPFNINLVFDRINRNRKRILSLGIVAVFFVLIWQTIVSAQLFSSDPEDTKSDVVEEQSFDPEPTDEVDDEPQSNDEPQSNGDTEEELQSEEPEPVYLSFEEVSTFLDEFRNNYFLALNEKNFGYVSPYLEQGSGAYTSLRSYIEDDLPETYYDFRNQEIDVTSMSEIIDGTVKVETFETFTYENEIGDQLNYEKKKTYSIHVEEESLAINDIEIDNTEKTLEELRTVELVSQEDVQRFMARFNEEKTYAVYSGSTDDLINYYDQMGSAWSEAKEYVEKLARKGDQLQNNQLLINSIRQEDARHFLVDAETVEEIFSMDGMTQINEKQLQYRLSVDENGSIAILDKTKEEITNQEEFPSESIETSEGGVE from the coding sequence GTGAAAACTAAAAATTATAATCCGTTTTTATATAAAGACATTACGGAACAGATAAATAAGTTAGACGAGCCGATACAACTCTTGATTGCTGGGGTTTTTAGTTCGGGAAAATCTACTTTCTTAAATACATTTATTGGTGAAGAATTATTAAGTTCCTCAATGCGGGCGGAGACGGCGATTATTACCAAGTTGACCTATGGGGAAGAAAAAGAGCTGGTTGCTCACTTTAAGGACGGTCGGACAAGTAAACTGTCGATTATGTGGCTATCTTCGCTAACTACTGATCGTGAGGGTGGGGGGACGGCACTCAAGCCATATATCAACATGATAGAAATTCGTTTGCCAATCGATCTTTTAAAATATGTCCATTTGGTTGATTCCCCAGGGATTGATGCGAACAACGAGCATAATGGCATTTCTGAGAACTATTTTGATCATGTGGATGCAGCTTTTTGGTTGTTCTTTTTCGAAAGTGCGGGGAAGGTTGTTGAGAGTGAATATATTCAGAAACTAAAAGAGCGTCACATTCCTGTTTATGGAATTATCAACCATGTCGACGGTTTGATGGATGTGGTAGATGATGAGGAAGCAGAACAGATGCGGGATTCAATTCAGGAAATTTTTCAGCAGGTTCAAGCCAGATCGAAAAATGTGCTTGAAGATGAAATTATTGGTATTACAGCATCTAACGCATTGGAAGCAAAACTGAACAATAATCAGGAAGATTTGGAAATGAGTAATTGGGGAGCTATCGAGAATCTGTTGGAACAAATTAAAGCGGATGCTTCTATCAAATATAAGAAGCAATATTTCCACCTAATGAAGCTGCTTCAATCCATTCATTTCCACATGGCAGAACACGAGGAAAAGTTAGTAACGGATGATTTTTCCAGGTTTATCAATGATTTCTGTATTCATGATTCGGATGCTTTCTATTCCGGTCATCAGAAAATAGATGCAGATATACAGGAGATGGAAGCGTTCCTTTATCGATGGAAAGAGCTTGGTGATAGGTCAATTACTAGCTTAACGAATTTGGAGGATTTACAAAGTGAATTAGGAATGTTTCAATCCTTATCCCCTGGGCTATCACCTGAATATCTAGCTTATTTTCCCGAAATGGAGCATTTGATAGGGAAGCTGATAAAGCAAATTAAAGATTGGGAAAGCAAGGTGCAAAGCTACAATGCTAGGAAAGATACCGCAAAGGAAGAATGGCAGGCCTTAAAAAAGGAATGGGATACGGTCGCAAAACGAAAAGTTATCGGGATTCGCCGCTTGAAGAAGTTTAAGGAAAAGGATGAACATTATAGAAAGTTAGCCATGCAAGTACATAATAAATATGAGAATATTAAAAAACAAAAGTTCAATCTATCCGCTCAGATTCAGTCTTTTGAAGAGAGGTTTCATGATTATGTCGATCGTTTAACGGCTGTCTATCTGGAAACCTATGACAAACTAAAAAGGGAAATGAGCGACTTTCTTGCAGCGTATCAAGCTGATTACAAGCTATTAACAAAAGATAGTGTCGAAGCTATTTATCGTTTTATGGAAGATTTGTATGCGCTTCATTCAATTGTTTTACCAGCATTTTCGCATGATGATCCAGACCTTGTATCCACAGTGGAATATCAAAATGCCTATATGGAGTATGATAAAATCGCTTCTAGTAGCTGGAATAATCGATTTACGGATGAAAATAAGCAAGACTTTCTGTTGTTTTATCAAACGATTACGTCTGAAGATCATCCATCATGGACCGAGGGAGAATTTGGATACCCGGAAATAAACGATCAGTTGCTACTTAATTCGTTGGTGTATAAGCTTCGTGAAGAAAGTCCTTTTAATATAAATCTAGTGTTTGACAGGATTAATAGAAATCGTAAACGGATTCTATCTTTAGGCATTGTTGCTGTATTTTTTGTGCTGATTTGGCAAACGATTGTATCGGCACAGCTATTTTCATCCGATCCAGAAGATACAAAATCAGATGTCGTGGAGGAGCAATCATTTGACCCAGAACCCACCGATGAAGTAGATGATGAGCCTCAATCGAATGATGAGCCCCAATCGAATGGTGATACGGAAGAGGAGCTGCAATCGGAGGAGCCTGAGCCTGTCTATCTTTCGTTTGAAGAGGTTTCTACCTTTTTGGACGAATTCCGGAATAACTACTTTCTTGCCTTAAATGAGAAGAACTTCGGTTATGTTTCTCCTTATTTAGAACAGGGGAGCGGGGCCTATACTTCTCTTAGGAGTTATATAGAGGATGATTTACCAGAGACATATTATGATTTTAGAAACCAAGAAATTGATGTCACGTCTATGTCCGAAATAATAGATGGAACTGTCAAAGTAGAAACGTTTGAAACATTTACATATGAGAATGAAATAGGTGACCAACTAAACTATGAAAAAAAGAAGACCTATTCCATCCATGTGGAGGAAGAATCGTTAGCTATCAATGACATAGAAATAGACAACACGGAAAAGACTTTAGAGGAACTGCGGACGGTGGAACTTGTATCACAAGAAGATGTTCAGCGGTTCATGGCGCGATTTAATGAAGAAAAGACCTATGCTGTATATAGTGGTTCCACAGACGATTTAATCAACTACTATGATCAGATGGGGTCAGCGTGGTCTGAAGCAAAAGAATACGTAGAAAAGTTGGCCAGAAAAGGGGATCAGCTACAAAACAATCAGTTGCTAATTAATTCTATCAGACAGGAAGATGCTAGACATTTTCTTGTCGATGCAGAGACTGTCGAGGAAATTTTTTCGATGGATGGGATGACGCAAATTAATGAGAAACAATTACAATATCGTCTTTCTGTTGATGAAAATGGGAGTATCGCTATTCTCGATAAAACAAAGGAGGAAATTACAAATCAAGAGGAATTTCCGTCTGAGTCTATTGAAACGAGTGAAGGAGGAGTAGAATGA